A single Vanacampus margaritifer isolate UIUO_Vmar chromosome 14, RoL_Vmar_1.0, whole genome shotgun sequence DNA region contains:
- the pip5k1ba gene encoding phosphatidylinositol-4-phosphate 5-kinase, type I, beta a isoform X2, producing the protein MSTSSIISSGRGNHASKAAKDHKKPTPAAMKGAIQLAIGYAVGNLSSKPDRDVLMQDFSVVETVFLPSEGSNMTPAHHYPDFRLKTYAPLAFRYFRELFGIKPDDYLYSICNEPLIELSNPGASSSWFYLTSDDEFIIKTVQPKEAEFLQKLLPGYYMNLNQNPRTLLPKFYGLYCIQCVGVTVRVVVMNNVLPRAIKMHYKYDLKGSSYKRRASRKESAKSSPTFKDLDFQDMHEGLCFDAETYSALMKTLQRDCRVLESFKIMDYSLLLGIHVLNRKALSRESRRDSKKQRVLYSTALESIQGTVKDPDPVADDDTFGGIPAKHRDENLLIFLGIIDILQSYRFIKKVEHSWKSLLHDGDTVSVHRPNFYADRFLKFMGSVVFKRIHPLRGASSKRKKNSFYVVKSASQEVLSPQKEECEKKKAQSMDNLDVCIPTKQPDLLPKSTVTFKSTEKEHLDSSEHRSASSSTLALDDPLPSLSRSQSDSEPDVYL; encoded by the exons ATGTCAACCAGCAGCATAATCAGTTCAGGGAGAGGAAACCATGCCTCCAAAGCGGCAAAAGATCACAAAAAG CCAACACCAGCTGCCATGAAAGGAGCCATTCAGCTGGCCATAGGTTATGCTGTGGGAAACCTTAGCTCCAAACCTGACAGAGATGTTCTTATGCAGGATTTCTCTGTAGTAGAGACTGTCTTCCTGCCAAG TGAAGGCAGCAACATGACTCCAGCGCATCACTATCCCGACTTCCGTCTAAAAACATATGCACCACTGGCATTCCGCTACTTTCGGGAACTCTTTGGCATCAAACCAGACGACTATCTT TACTCCATCTGTAATGAGCCTCTGATCGAGCTGTCCAACCCTGGTGCCAGCAGTTCCTGGTTCTACCTTACCAGTGATGATGAGTTCATAATCAAGACTGTGCAACCGAAAGAGGCAGAGTTTTTGCAAAAGCTGCTTCCTGGCTACTACATG AACCTGAACCAAAACCCGAGGACTTTGCTACCCAAGTTCTATGGCCTTTACTGCATCCAGTGTGTTGGCGTCACTGTCCGTGTGGTGGTGATGAACAACGTCCTGCCACGTGCCATCAAGATGCACTACAAGTATGACCTGAAGGGCTCCTCCTACAAACGTCGTGCTTCGCGCAAAGAAAGCGCTAAGTCTTCACCTACATTCAAAGACTTGGATTTCCAAGATATGCATGAAGGCTTGTGCTTTGATGCGGAGACCTACAGCGCCCTGATGAAGACTCTGCAGAGAGACTGCCGG GTTCTAGAGAGCTTCAAGATCATGGACTACAGCCTGCTGCTGGGAATCCACGTTTTAAATCGCAAGGCGTTGAGCAGAGAGAGCAGACGTGACAGCAAGAAGCAGAGAGTTCTCTACTCCACTGCCCTCGAATCCATCCAGGGGACTGTGAAGGACCCAGATCCAGTGGCTGATGACGACAC TTTTGGTGGAATTCCGGCCAAGCATAGAGACGAAAACCTGCTCATCTTTTTAGGAATTATTGACATCCTTCAGTCCTACAG GTTCATTAAGAAGGTGGAACATTCCTGGAAATCACTTTTACATGACGGG gaCACAGTGTCAGTTCACAGGCCCAATTTCTATGCTGACAGATTTCTTAAATTTATGGGCTCAGTCGTATTCAAACGCATCCACC CTTTGAGAGGAGCATCCTCCAAGAGGAAGAAGAATTCTTTCTATGTAGTTAAGTCAGCCTCGCAGGAGGTACTTTCTCCTCAAAAAGAGGAGTGTGAGAAGAAGAAAGCACAAAGCATGGACAACCTAGATG TTTGCATTCCAACCAAGCAACCGGACCTTCTACCAAAATCTACTGTAACTTTCAAATCCACTGAAAAAGAGCACCTCGATAGCAG TGAGCACAGAAGCGCCTCCAGTTCAACACTTGCACTGGATGACCCTCTGCCATCCCTCAGCAGAAGCCAGTCAGACTCTGAACCGGATGTCTACTTG TGA
- the pip5k1ba gene encoding phosphatidylinositol-4-phosphate 5-kinase, type I, beta a isoform X1 codes for MSTSSIISSGRGNHASKAAKDHKKPTPAAMKGAIQLAIGYAVGNLSSKPDRDVLMQDFSVVETVFLPSEGSNMTPAHHYPDFRLKTYAPLAFRYFRELFGIKPDDYLYSICNEPLIELSNPGASSSWFYLTSDDEFIIKTVQPKEAEFLQKLLPGYYMNLNQNPRTLLPKFYGLYCIQCVGVTVRVVVMNNVLPRAIKMHYKYDLKGSSYKRRASRKESAKSSPTFKDLDFQDMHEGLCFDAETYSALMKTLQRDCRVLESFKIMDYSLLLGIHVLNRKALSRESRRDSKKQRVLYSTALESIQGTVKDPDPVADDDTFGGIPAKHRDENLLIFLGIIDILQSYRFIKKVEHSWKSLLHDGDTVSVHRPNFYADRFLKFMGSVVFKRIHPLRGASSKRKKNSFYVVKSASQEVLSPQKEECEKKKAQSMDNLDVCIPTKQPDLLPKSTVTFKSTEKEHLDSSEHRSASSSTLALDDPLPSLSRSQSDSEPDVYLGITHVLKTHGIPTNTDTDDWNR; via the exons ATGTCAACCAGCAGCATAATCAGTTCAGGGAGAGGAAACCATGCCTCCAAAGCGGCAAAAGATCACAAAAAG CCAACACCAGCTGCCATGAAAGGAGCCATTCAGCTGGCCATAGGTTATGCTGTGGGAAACCTTAGCTCCAAACCTGACAGAGATGTTCTTATGCAGGATTTCTCTGTAGTAGAGACTGTCTTCCTGCCAAG TGAAGGCAGCAACATGACTCCAGCGCATCACTATCCCGACTTCCGTCTAAAAACATATGCACCACTGGCATTCCGCTACTTTCGGGAACTCTTTGGCATCAAACCAGACGACTATCTT TACTCCATCTGTAATGAGCCTCTGATCGAGCTGTCCAACCCTGGTGCCAGCAGTTCCTGGTTCTACCTTACCAGTGATGATGAGTTCATAATCAAGACTGTGCAACCGAAAGAGGCAGAGTTTTTGCAAAAGCTGCTTCCTGGCTACTACATG AACCTGAACCAAAACCCGAGGACTTTGCTACCCAAGTTCTATGGCCTTTACTGCATCCAGTGTGTTGGCGTCACTGTCCGTGTGGTGGTGATGAACAACGTCCTGCCACGTGCCATCAAGATGCACTACAAGTATGACCTGAAGGGCTCCTCCTACAAACGTCGTGCTTCGCGCAAAGAAAGCGCTAAGTCTTCACCTACATTCAAAGACTTGGATTTCCAAGATATGCATGAAGGCTTGTGCTTTGATGCGGAGACCTACAGCGCCCTGATGAAGACTCTGCAGAGAGACTGCCGG GTTCTAGAGAGCTTCAAGATCATGGACTACAGCCTGCTGCTGGGAATCCACGTTTTAAATCGCAAGGCGTTGAGCAGAGAGAGCAGACGTGACAGCAAGAAGCAGAGAGTTCTCTACTCCACTGCCCTCGAATCCATCCAGGGGACTGTGAAGGACCCAGATCCAGTGGCTGATGACGACAC TTTTGGTGGAATTCCGGCCAAGCATAGAGACGAAAACCTGCTCATCTTTTTAGGAATTATTGACATCCTTCAGTCCTACAG GTTCATTAAGAAGGTGGAACATTCCTGGAAATCACTTTTACATGACGGG gaCACAGTGTCAGTTCACAGGCCCAATTTCTATGCTGACAGATTTCTTAAATTTATGGGCTCAGTCGTATTCAAACGCATCCACC CTTTGAGAGGAGCATCCTCCAAGAGGAAGAAGAATTCTTTCTATGTAGTTAAGTCAGCCTCGCAGGAGGTACTTTCTCCTCAAAAAGAGGAGTGTGAGAAGAAGAAAGCACAAAGCATGGACAACCTAGATG TTTGCATTCCAACCAAGCAACCGGACCTTCTACCAAAATCTACTGTAACTTTCAAATCCACTGAAAAAGAGCACCTCGATAGCAG TGAGCACAGAAGCGCCTCCAGTTCAACACTTGCACTGGATGACCCTCTGCCATCCCTCAGCAGAAGCCAGTCAGACTCTGAACCGGATGTCTACTTG GGCATTACACATGTACTTAAAACACATGGCATACCTACAAACACGGACACAGATGATTGGAACCGTTAG
- the pip5k1ba gene encoding phosphatidylinositol-4-phosphate 5-kinase, type I, beta a isoform X3: MPPKRQKITKSEGSNMTPAHHYPDFRLKTYAPLAFRYFRELFGIKPDDYLYSICNEPLIELSNPGASSSWFYLTSDDEFIIKTVQPKEAEFLQKLLPGYYMNLNQNPRTLLPKFYGLYCIQCVGVTVRVVVMNNVLPRAIKMHYKYDLKGSSYKRRASRKESAKSSPTFKDLDFQDMHEGLCFDAETYSALMKTLQRDCRVLESFKIMDYSLLLGIHVLNRKALSRESRRDSKKQRVLYSTALESIQGTVKDPDPVADDDTFGGIPAKHRDENLLIFLGIIDILQSYRFIKKVEHSWKSLLHDGDTVSVHRPNFYADRFLKFMGSVVFKRIHPLRGASSKRKKNSFYVVKSASQEVLSPQKEECEKKKAQSMDNLDVCIPTKQPDLLPKSTVTFKSTEKEHLDSSEHRSASSSTLALDDPLPSLSRSQSDSEPDVYLGITHVLKTHGIPTNTDTDDWNR, translated from the exons ATGCCTCCAAAGCGGCAAAAGATCACAAAAAG TGAAGGCAGCAACATGACTCCAGCGCATCACTATCCCGACTTCCGTCTAAAAACATATGCACCACTGGCATTCCGCTACTTTCGGGAACTCTTTGGCATCAAACCAGACGACTATCTT TACTCCATCTGTAATGAGCCTCTGATCGAGCTGTCCAACCCTGGTGCCAGCAGTTCCTGGTTCTACCTTACCAGTGATGATGAGTTCATAATCAAGACTGTGCAACCGAAAGAGGCAGAGTTTTTGCAAAAGCTGCTTCCTGGCTACTACATG AACCTGAACCAAAACCCGAGGACTTTGCTACCCAAGTTCTATGGCCTTTACTGCATCCAGTGTGTTGGCGTCACTGTCCGTGTGGTGGTGATGAACAACGTCCTGCCACGTGCCATCAAGATGCACTACAAGTATGACCTGAAGGGCTCCTCCTACAAACGTCGTGCTTCGCGCAAAGAAAGCGCTAAGTCTTCACCTACATTCAAAGACTTGGATTTCCAAGATATGCATGAAGGCTTGTGCTTTGATGCGGAGACCTACAGCGCCCTGATGAAGACTCTGCAGAGAGACTGCCGG GTTCTAGAGAGCTTCAAGATCATGGACTACAGCCTGCTGCTGGGAATCCACGTTTTAAATCGCAAGGCGTTGAGCAGAGAGAGCAGACGTGACAGCAAGAAGCAGAGAGTTCTCTACTCCACTGCCCTCGAATCCATCCAGGGGACTGTGAAGGACCCAGATCCAGTGGCTGATGACGACAC TTTTGGTGGAATTCCGGCCAAGCATAGAGACGAAAACCTGCTCATCTTTTTAGGAATTATTGACATCCTTCAGTCCTACAG GTTCATTAAGAAGGTGGAACATTCCTGGAAATCACTTTTACATGACGGG gaCACAGTGTCAGTTCACAGGCCCAATTTCTATGCTGACAGATTTCTTAAATTTATGGGCTCAGTCGTATTCAAACGCATCCACC CTTTGAGAGGAGCATCCTCCAAGAGGAAGAAGAATTCTTTCTATGTAGTTAAGTCAGCCTCGCAGGAGGTACTTTCTCCTCAAAAAGAGGAGTGTGAGAAGAAGAAAGCACAAAGCATGGACAACCTAGATG TTTGCATTCCAACCAAGCAACCGGACCTTCTACCAAAATCTACTGTAACTTTCAAATCCACTGAAAAAGAGCACCTCGATAGCAG TGAGCACAGAAGCGCCTCCAGTTCAACACTTGCACTGGATGACCCTCTGCCATCCCTCAGCAGAAGCCAGTCAGACTCTGAACCGGATGTCTACTTG GGCATTACACATGTACTTAAAACACATGGCATACCTACAAACACGGACACAGATGATTGGAACCGTTAG